Proteins encoded together in one Monomorium pharaonis isolate MP-MQ-018 chromosome 8, ASM1337386v2, whole genome shotgun sequence window:
- the LOC118647121 gene encoding uncharacterized protein LOC118647121 — MPVRRVVINNEVRVEVPLPGPPINIPLGGLLSVRESITNQPWIYREDIRIPGFININRKFWTHWRRDLLRAQNDDVLERSCGLFGEADVWDLRRLFSMRPLIDENHEVWI; from the exons ATGCCGGTTCGACGGGTCGTTATAAACAACGAGGTACGCGTGGAGGTACCACTTCCAGGTCCTCCAATCAACATCCCTTTAGGAGGGTTATTGTCGGTGCGCGAGTCAATAACTAATCAA CCATGGATCTACCGAGAGGATATCAGAATACCCggttttatcaatattaacagGAAATTTTGGACGCATTGGAGAAGGGATTTATTAAGAGCGCAGAACGACGATGTATTAGAACGTTCGTGCGGCCTATTTGGCGAAGCCGACGTGTGGGACCTGCGCCGTCTATTCAGCATGCGTCCTTTAATAGACGAAAATCATGAAGTTTggatataa